A genomic segment from Anaerobaca lacustris encodes:
- the lptB gene encoding LPS export ABC transporter ATP-binding protein has product MRGALLLGITLLETHNLVKRYSGRAVVNEVSVTIDQRSIVGLLGRNGAGKTTTFRMVIGMVTPDAGKVVFEGREITKLPMYKRARLGIGYLSQEPSIFQRLSVRDNLLAILETMSLTRAGRREKADMLIERFGLKEVAKSHGRFLSGGERRKLEIARAMVTDPSLILLDEPFSGVDPIAVEDLQGEIRRLVASGVSVLITDHNVERTLEVVNKAYIIDHGEVIAAGPPAEIIRNEQVKKSYLGNTFAGHEFDDK; this is encoded by the coding sequence ATGCGAGGTGCTCTTTTGCTTGGCATTACCCTTCTGGAAACGCACAACCTGGTCAAGCGGTATTCGGGGCGGGCTGTCGTCAACGAGGTCTCCGTCACCATCGATCAGCGGAGCATCGTCGGCCTGCTCGGGCGCAACGGGGCGGGCAAGACGACGACCTTCCGCATGGTCATCGGGATGGTTACGCCCGATGCCGGCAAGGTCGTCTTCGAGGGCCGCGAGATCACCAAACTGCCCATGTACAAGCGGGCCCGGCTCGGGATCGGCTATCTGTCGCAGGAGCCGAGCATCTTCCAGCGCCTCAGCGTCCGCGACAACCTGCTGGCGATCCTGGAGACGATGTCTCTGACGCGGGCCGGACGCCGCGAAAAGGCGGACATGCTCATCGAGCGGTTCGGCCTCAAGGAGGTGGCCAAGAGCCACGGCCGGTTCCTCTCGGGAGGCGAGCGCCGCAAGCTCGAAATCGCGCGGGCCATGGTGACGGACCCATCGCTGATCCTGCTCGATGAGCCATTCAGCGGCGTCGATCCGATCGCCGTCGAGGATTTGCAGGGGGAGATCCGCCGGCTCGTCGCCTCGGGCGTCAGCGTGCTGATCACCGACCACAACGTGGAGAGGACCCTCGAAGTGGTGAACAAGGCCTATATTATCGACCACGGCGAGGTCATCGCGGCCGGCCCACCCGCCGAGATCATCCGCAACGAGCAGGTCAAGAAGAGCTACCTCGGCAACACCTTCGCCGGCCACGAATTCGACGACAAGTGA
- a CDS encoding metallophosphoesterase family protein: MFAVVSDIHSNIEALSVVLADIEKRGIQKIYCLGDVVGYGPNPTECLDLIIDRSEWCVLGNHDYAVFYEPTNFNYGAEQASFWTRDVMETDTDRARSDKRWRFLGELPMRRTLETQLGPTKATVDFVHASPRRPINEYIFPDDVYTNPAKVRVLFERIPHICFVGHTHMPGVFLDEPDFYLPDELGGAYPIIEEEKAIINIGSVGQPRDKDNRASYVYVEENKVHFVRLEYDFETTMKKIYAIDRLDNFHAERLRDGR; this comes from the coding sequence ATGTTTGCCGTCGTCAGTGATATCCATTCGAATATCGAGGCCCTGAGCGTCGTCCTGGCGGACATCGAGAAGCGGGGCATCCAGAAGATCTATTGCCTCGGTGACGTGGTGGGCTACGGCCCGAACCCCACCGAGTGCCTCGATCTGATCATCGATCGCAGCGAGTGGTGCGTCCTGGGCAACCACGACTACGCCGTGTTCTACGAGCCGACCAACTTCAACTACGGCGCCGAGCAGGCCAGTTTCTGGACGCGGGACGTGATGGAAACCGACACGGACCGGGCCCGCAGCGACAAGCGATGGCGGTTCCTGGGCGAGCTGCCCATGCGTCGGACGCTGGAGACCCAGTTGGGACCGACCAAGGCCACCGTCGACTTCGTCCACGCCTCGCCCCGTCGGCCGATCAACGAGTACATTTTTCCGGACGATGTGTACACGAATCCGGCCAAGGTCCGCGTCCTTTTCGAGCGGATTCCCCATATCTGCTTCGTGGGCCACACGCACATGCCGGGCGTGTTCCTGGATGAGCCGGACTTCTATCTGCCCGACGAGCTGGGCGGCGCCTATCCCATCATCGAGGAAGAGAAGGCGATCATCAACATTGGCTCGGTCGGTCAGCCTCGGGACAAGGACAATCGCGCCAGCTACGTGTACGTCGAGGAGAACAAGGTTCACTTCGTACGGCTCGAATACGATTTCGAGACGACGATGAAGAAGATCTATGCCATCGACCGCCTGGACAATTTCCACGCCGAGCGGCTTCGGGACGGTCGATGA
- the yidC gene encoding membrane protein insertase YidC — MSLRTSVALVLVCFCLLCGGLIVESAFRATPSSDVAASPSARRGLLLLQQTAEIDAPGSPQTPAAAQARLQPATSEVFGAVGGPSQRLTIGSVDPRSGFKFQLELDSQGAAIRTATFSEFKDRDHKDPQPLVFLSPVQLSNGREMLSMANKGLVLVDQNRQLSLDALSWRTLGAETTDAGGRTVSFEATITDAQDRPFLRLTRTYHVQPDSYLVESTLTIDNLSGGVQNVRYDLRGPLGLEREAFRQDMRGAIGGFQGAEGQVVRSKIEWKNLAKAAGTPLPIEAKNGGGPFLWAAAVNKYFAAILVPVPDANDAYVDWIAGRTGRLYNPDGDAKADTGDETIGLDFSVASTTLNPGGQAGSSRTYSFQLYLGPKDKSLFDKNELYKRLGFVQTIDFMGCCCPASIINPLAFGILAIMKGMYAVIQNYGIVIIILVFLMRLIMHPITKKSQVSMSRMSQLAPRAEEIKKKYANNKQEMNKRLMELYREQGASPIMGFLPMLVQMPIWIALWSAVYTSIDLRGAAFLPFWITDLSMPDALIRWSPFTIPLLGWKVASLNVLPLLMGVAFYLQQKLMPTQANAATNPQMAQQQKMMMIMMPLLFPLMLYNGPSGVNLYIMASTFAGVIEQHVIRKHIRQREAAEAQGLVAVTTKTGGKVKKKKPKPFYKF, encoded by the coding sequence ATGAGTCTGAGAACATCCGTTGCTCTGGTGCTCGTCTGCTTCTGTCTGTTGTGTGGCGGGCTTATTGTCGAGTCGGCCTTCCGCGCTACTCCATCGTCCGATGTCGCGGCTTCGCCGTCCGCTCGCCGCGGTTTGCTGCTGCTCCAGCAGACAGCCGAGATCGATGCGCCCGGCTCGCCCCAGACACCGGCGGCAGCGCAGGCGCGTCTCCAGCCGGCGACCTCGGAGGTCTTCGGGGCCGTGGGGGGTCCCAGCCAGCGCCTAACCATTGGCTCGGTGGACCCCCGGTCCGGGTTCAAGTTCCAGCTCGAGCTTGACTCTCAAGGGGCCGCGATCCGCACGGCCACGTTCAGCGAGTTCAAAGACCGCGACCACAAGGACCCTCAGCCGCTGGTCTTCCTCTCTCCCGTCCAGTTGAGCAACGGACGCGAAATGCTCTCGATGGCCAACAAAGGCCTGGTCCTCGTCGATCAGAACCGGCAACTCAGTCTCGACGCTTTGAGCTGGCGAACGCTCGGGGCCGAGACGACCGACGCTGGTGGCCGGACGGTCTCCTTCGAAGCGACCATCACCGATGCGCAGGACCGGCCTTTCCTGAGGCTGACCAGGACCTACCATGTCCAGCCGGACAGTTACCTCGTCGAAAGCACGCTGACGATCGACAACCTCTCCGGCGGCGTGCAGAACGTACGCTACGATCTCCGAGGGCCGCTGGGCCTGGAACGTGAGGCCTTCCGCCAGGATATGCGGGGCGCTATCGGAGGGTTCCAGGGCGCAGAAGGCCAGGTGGTGCGCAGCAAGATCGAATGGAAAAACCTGGCCAAGGCCGCCGGCACGCCGCTGCCGATCGAGGCGAAGAACGGAGGCGGTCCGTTCCTCTGGGCTGCCGCCGTCAACAAGTACTTCGCGGCCATCCTCGTGCCGGTTCCCGACGCGAACGACGCGTATGTGGACTGGATCGCCGGTCGCACGGGCCGCCTGTACAACCCCGACGGCGATGCCAAGGCCGATACCGGGGATGAGACCATCGGACTGGACTTCTCCGTGGCCTCGACAACGCTCAACCCCGGCGGGCAGGCCGGCAGTTCCCGAACGTACAGCTTCCAACTCTATCTGGGACCCAAGGACAAGAGCCTTTTCGACAAGAACGAGCTGTACAAGAGGCTTGGCTTCGTCCAGACGATCGATTTTATGGGCTGCTGCTGTCCCGCGAGCATCATCAACCCGCTGGCGTTCGGCATCCTGGCCATCATGAAGGGGATGTACGCCGTCATCCAGAACTACGGCATCGTGATCATCATCCTGGTCTTCCTCATGCGGCTGATCATGCACCCGATCACCAAGAAGAGCCAGGTCTCCATGAGCAGGATGAGCCAGTTGGCGCCCAGGGCCGAGGAGATCAAAAAGAAGTACGCCAACAACAAGCAGGAAATGAACAAGCGGCTCATGGAGCTGTACCGCGAGCAGGGGGCCTCGCCGATCATGGGCTTCCTGCCCATGCTGGTGCAGATGCCGATCTGGATCGCACTCTGGAGTGCCGTGTACACGAGCATCGACCTTCGCGGGGCCGCGTTCCTGCCGTTCTGGATCACCGACCTGTCCATGCCCGATGCGCTGATCCGCTGGTCGCCGTTTACGATTCCGCTGTTGGGCTGGAAGGTGGCGTCGCTCAACGTGCTGCCTCTGCTGATGGGTGTGGCGTTCTACCTCCAGCAGAAGCTCATGCCCACGCAGGCCAATGCGGCCACGAATCCGCAGATGGCCCAGCAGCAGAAGATGATGATGATCATGATGCCGCTGCTGTTCCCGCTGATGCTGTACAACGGCCCGTCCGGCGTGAACCTCTACATCATGGCCAGCACGTTCGCCGGGGTGATCGAGCAGCACGTGATCCGAAAACACATCCGCCAGCGCGAAGCGGCCGAGGCCCAGGGCCTCGTCGCTGTCACCACCAAGACCGGCGGCAAAGTCAAGAAGAAGAAACCCAAGCCGTTCTACAAGTTCTAA
- a CDS encoding tRNA modification GTPase — MDYTDTIVAVSSAAGGPRSIVRITGPDALAACQRVFTEPIALRTNGVLCASVAVAPGVAVDATVYLFFSPHSYTGETLAELHVHAGPALVAALVEQLLATGLRAAGPGEFTARAYLNGKLDLAQAEAVNEIVAGSNRFQLDAAERLLSGRLTETTKAAHLALVDCLSLIEAGLDFSGEDIAFIGPADATQRLARIRDELEGLLTGSIRYESLIDLPSVGIAGAPNAGKSSLLNALLGHERSLVSDRRKTTRDVLSGLWTTDRFQCVLFDCAGLLTVAEDILDRLAQQAAIEALRHCQAVVFCVEAAKPDIGEDLAIRALIQPKTVLYAASKADLLSPADSQRAVETLAQAFAGPFLPVSALTGQGLRQLQDLVERSLSAGQETATREGRDTVALTARHRQAVSEAVANIDQAIVQIEQGADEIAAAMICAACQALSDIEQQPIDEQVLDHIFSRFCVGK, encoded by the coding sequence ATGGACTACACCGACACCATCGTGGCCGTCAGCTCGGCAGCAGGGGGCCCGCGTTCCATCGTTCGCATCACCGGTCCTGACGCGCTCGCGGCGTGCCAGCGCGTCTTCACGGAGCCCATCGCACTCCGCACGAACGGCGTTCTCTGCGCCTCCGTTGCCGTCGCCCCCGGCGTGGCGGTCGATGCCACAGTCTATCTGTTCTTCTCGCCGCATTCGTACACCGGCGAGACGCTCGCCGAGCTTCACGTCCATGCCGGCCCGGCCCTTGTGGCGGCCCTGGTCGAGCAGCTTCTGGCGACGGGTCTTCGCGCAGCCGGTCCTGGCGAGTTCACCGCACGCGCGTATCTGAACGGCAAGCTCGATCTCGCTCAGGCCGAAGCCGTCAACGAGATCGTCGCCGGCTCCAACCGCTTCCAACTGGACGCGGCCGAACGGCTGCTGAGCGGCCGATTGACCGAGACGACCAAGGCGGCGCACTTGGCTCTGGTGGATTGCCTCAGCCTGATCGAAGCAGGGCTCGATTTCAGTGGCGAGGACATCGCCTTTATCGGCCCCGCTGACGCGACGCAACGACTGGCCCGGATCAGGGACGAGCTCGAAGGGCTTCTGACCGGCAGCATCCGATACGAATCGCTGATCGATCTGCCTTCCGTCGGCATCGCCGGCGCGCCCAACGCCGGCAAGAGCAGCCTGCTCAACGCCTTGCTCGGCCACGAGAGGAGCCTCGTCTCCGACCGCCGCAAAACAACCCGCGACGTTCTGAGTGGCCTGTGGACGACGGACCGGTTCCAGTGCGTCCTGTTCGACTGTGCCGGCTTGTTGACGGTCGCCGAGGACATCCTCGACCGACTCGCCCAGCAGGCCGCGATCGAGGCGCTGCGACACTGCCAGGCGGTCGTCTTCTGCGTCGAGGCCGCCAAGCCCGACATCGGCGAAGACCTCGCGATCCGCGCCCTGATCCAGCCGAAAACCGTGCTCTACGCCGCAAGCAAAGCGGACCTGCTGAGCCCCGCAGATTCGCAGCGCGCCGTCGAGACGCTGGCGCAAGCGTTCGCGGGCCCGTTCCTGCCTGTCTCGGCCCTGACAGGGCAGGGACTGCGACAATTACAGGACCTGGTCGAGCGGTCGCTTTCGGCTGGACAGGAAACGGCAACACGAGAAGGCCGCGACACCGTGGCGCTGACCGCCCGCCACCGCCAGGCCGTGAGCGAAGCGGTTGCGAACATCGACCAGGCCATCGTTCAGATCGAGCAGGGGGCCGACGAGATCGCGGCTGCGATGATTTGCGCCGCCTGCCAGGCGCTCTCGGACATCGAGCAACAACCCATCGACGAGCAGGTCCTCGACCACATCTTCAGCCGGTTCTGCGTCGGAAAGTGA
- a CDS encoding AP2 domain-containing protein produces MAGACCENCVYCVWDPEEWSRAAYFGQDVLPKCANHPLWPGVLREVPGAACANYLRKAEPPTGDAVRLIPLSGGGYAWVDAADYEWLNQYHWRPINGYPSRIEGRRTVLMHREIMNAPAGKVVDHIDGNRANACRANLRICTRNENRFNQRKRRNGHSRFKGVSFNKRVGKWAARYRLNGRLHHLGYFDDEVEAARAYDYAAIKYFGEFACVNFPREWPAERRSKVREEHLQAQTA; encoded by the coding sequence ATGGCTGGAGCGTGTTGTGAGAACTGCGTGTATTGCGTGTGGGACCCGGAGGAGTGGTCTCGGGCGGCGTATTTCGGGCAGGACGTGTTGCCGAAGTGCGCGAACCATCCGTTGTGGCCGGGGGTGCTGCGCGAGGTGCCGGGGGCGGCGTGCGCGAATTATCTGCGGAAGGCCGAGCCGCCGACGGGCGATGCGGTCCGGCTGATCCCGCTTTCGGGCGGCGGTTACGCCTGGGTGGACGCCGCCGATTACGAGTGGCTCAACCAGTACCACTGGCGGCCGATCAACGGGTACCCCAGCCGGATCGAGGGAAGGCGAACGGTGCTCATGCACCGCGAGATCATGAATGCGCCGGCGGGCAAGGTCGTGGACCACATCGACGGGAACCGGGCCAACGCCTGCCGGGCCAACCTGCGGATCTGCACCCGCAACGAGAATCGGTTCAACCAGCGCAAGCGGCGCAACGGCCACTCGCGTTTCAAAGGCGTCAGTTTTAACAAGCGCGTGGGCAAATGGGCGGCACGCTACCGGCTCAACGGCCGGCTGCACCACCTCGGGTATTTCGACGACGAGGTCGAGGCGGCCCGGGCGTATGACTACGCGGCGATCAAGTACTTCGGCGAGTTCGCGTGTGTGAATTTCCCGAGGGAATGGCCAGCGGAACGGCGGAGCAAGGTCCGTGAGGAGCACCTGCAAGCCCAGACGGCGTAA
- a CDS encoding SAM-dependent methyltransferase produces MDIPRIFNISESAHRIHNPFTAEKLATLGAALRLDRGTRVLDLGSGSGEMLCTWARDHGVIGTGIDMSRLFTEQAKLRAEELGVADRVKFIHGDAAGYVCDEKAGVAACLGATWIGGGVAGTIELLARSLRSGGIILIGEPYWRQLPPTEEVARECHAGSISDFLLLPELLASFGRLGYDVVEMVLADQDGWDRYEAAKWLTMRRWLQAHPDDELAKEVRAKLTSEPERHAAYTREYLGWGVFALMTR; encoded by the coding sequence TTGGATATTCCACGAATCTTCAACATCAGCGAAAGCGCTCACCGCATCCACAACCCGTTCACAGCCGAGAAGCTCGCCACTCTCGGCGCAGCGCTGCGTCTGGATAGGGGGACGCGAGTGCTCGACCTCGGCAGCGGTTCGGGGGAGATGCTGTGCACCTGGGCACGCGATCACGGCGTCATCGGTACCGGCATCGACATGAGCCGGTTGTTCACCGAGCAAGCGAAACTCCGCGCTGAAGAACTCGGCGTCGCCGATCGAGTCAAGTTCATTCATGGCGATGCGGCCGGCTACGTCTGCGACGAGAAGGCCGGTGTGGCCGCCTGTCTCGGCGCCACGTGGATCGGCGGCGGAGTCGCCGGGACGATCGAGCTTCTGGCGCGGAGCCTGCGCAGCGGAGGGATCATCCTCATCGGCGAGCCCTACTGGCGGCAGTTGCCGCCGACGGAAGAGGTTGCCAGGGAGTGTCATGCCGGCTCCATCTCCGACTTTCTCCTGCTCCCGGAACTTCTCGCGTCTTTCGGCCGCCTCGGCTACGACGTCGTGGAAATGGTTCTGGCAGACCAGGACGGCTGGGACCGATACGAGGCGGCCAAGTGGCTCACCATGCGCCGATGGCTCCAAGCCCATCCCGACGACGAGCTCGCGAAAGAGGTTCGAGCCAAGCTGACCTCGGAACCCGAGCGCCACGCCGCGTACACGCGTGAATACCTGGGCTGGGGCGTGTTCGCGCTGATGACGCGGTGA
- a CDS encoding restriction endonuclease subunit S, producing MVNQSAEAFVLAPDPIELPEEELRWCSVSLREVIQRESRLKAAVFDIEGRHARELLEECRWPAKKMAGSQGLASASYPNRFKRHWVEYSDYPILQPGQITEIDPRPAGYLSPLTKTDIEDLRAKYGQILMTRSGRSGSIGRTTYVSRTLDGRIISDDVIRIECSEPDTAGYLYAFLNTKTGRALVKSNEYGAMIPHIEPSHLETVPLPNPPPILKKQIHDLVIHSYALRDESNALLEEAERILCDALKLPALAKLRPRAFAKEAGVSNYTVTLSRLRGRLDASYHDPTVDAIMASISKEASEITTIGDPRISKRVVLPGRFARVYVEEGQGVPFFGGKQIHQLDPTDRKFLSLKIHGPRIREQLALEENMVLITCSGTIGKVAFAPKHWKGFAASQHIIRVLPAAPEVAGYLYVFLATGYGRKLITRFSYGSAVGEIDAHHVSQVPIPLLKTELAQAEINRLALEANAKRTQAYHEEQKAIRLTNEEVIHNKAEPT from the coding sequence ATGGTAAATCAATCCGCCGAAGCCTTCGTGCTTGCGCCCGACCCGATTGAACTCCCCGAGGAGGAATTGCGATGGTGCAGCGTCAGCCTGCGGGAGGTCATTCAAAGGGAGTCGCGCCTGAAGGCGGCTGTGTTCGACATTGAAGGGCGACATGCAAGAGAGCTACTGGAAGAATGCAGGTGGCCAGCAAAGAAGATGGCTGGAAGCCAAGGCCTTGCCAGTGCTTCATATCCAAACCGGTTCAAACGACACTGGGTGGAATACTCTGACTATCCCATTCTCCAGCCGGGGCAGATTACAGAAATCGATCCAAGGCCAGCTGGATATCTGTCTCCACTTACAAAGACAGACATTGAAGATCTGCGTGCCAAGTACGGGCAGATCCTAATGACGCGTTCAGGAAGGTCAGGGAGCATTGGCAGAACGACTTACGTATCTCGCACGCTGGACGGCAGAATCATAAGCGATGATGTGATTCGCATCGAGTGTTCCGAGCCCGATACCGCCGGTTATCTTTACGCTTTTCTTAACACCAAGACCGGACGGGCTCTCGTCAAATCGAACGAATATGGGGCCATGATCCCGCACATCGAGCCTTCGCACCTTGAAACGGTTCCGCTGCCTAATCCACCGCCGATTCTCAAGAAACAGATTCACGATCTTGTCATTCATTCCTATGCCTTGCGCGACGAGTCCAATGCCTTACTCGAAGAGGCGGAACGCATTCTTTGCGATGCGCTCAAACTGCCGGCACTGGCGAAGCTCCGCCCGCGTGCTTTCGCAAAGGAGGCTGGAGTAAGCAACTACACGGTGACGCTGTCCAGACTGCGCGGACGGTTAGACGCTTCGTATCACGACCCGACCGTTGACGCCATCATGGCAAGCATCAGTAAGGAAGCCAGCGAAATAACCACCATTGGCGATCCGCGAATATCGAAACGCGTGGTCCTTCCGGGACGGTTCGCACGGGTTTACGTGGAGGAAGGCCAAGGCGTGCCTTTTTTTGGTGGCAAACAGATTCATCAACTGGACCCTACAGATAGGAAGTTCTTGTCGCTGAAGATTCATGGGCCGCGCATCCGCGAACAGCTTGCGCTTGAGGAGAACATGGTCCTAATCACCTGTAGCGGAACAATTGGCAAGGTCGCGTTTGCTCCGAAGCATTGGAAGGGATTTGCCGCGAGTCAGCATATCATTCGCGTTCTGCCTGCGGCGCCTGAGGTTGCGGGGTATCTTTATGTGTTTCTTGCCACAGGTTATGGGCGGAAACTGATCACTCGCTTTTCCTATGGGTCGGCTGTCGGCGAAATTGATGCCCATCATGTTTCACAAGTTCCTATTCCTCTGTTGAAGACGGAGTTGGCTCAGGCTGAAATCAACCGCCTTGCGCTTGAGGCGAATGCAAAAAGGACACAAGCCTATCACGAAGAGCAGAAGGCCATCAGGCTTACGAATGAAGAAGTAATTCACAACAAGGCGGAGCCCACATAG
- a CDS encoding N-6 DNA methylase, with product MTELIVIPEGKVCDYIDGKFRNDTPEEYVRQNIEKRLVNEHKYPKDRIAVEFTVNVGSRKPRADIVVFAGDALERAQQYVHVIIECKKESVPPTAKKDGVGQLQSYMSACPNCEWGLWTNGKQKEVFRKIVNEEGKIEFIDFNDIPSADGRLEDIDRPKRHTLKNAVEDNLLFVFKTCHNHIYVTDGMQKQPAFFELLKVIFCKIEDERNIGKPLEFYAASGERSNPDGQLTVKKRIGAIFDRVKKKHARIFERNDEIKLKPRSLAYIVSELQKYSLLNTHIDIKGKAYEELVGANLRGDRGEFFTPRNVMHMAVEMLAPTADDKVLDPSCGTGGFLVVAMNKVIQSLEDRLIEEWERPKAKWTDDEKRLFQERISEIAGANFFGFDLNPDLVKATKMNMVMNNDGSGNIFQTDSLLPPHTWETDFRRSVTKAFDLKEPALRKHDAIGLFDVILTNPPFGSKIPIKDSHILEQFDLGHIWERDKTDRDRWTLTERLQGSVPPEQLFIERCLQLLKPGGRMGIVLPDSILSSPGLGYIRQWLMEKTRILGSIDLHEDTFQPRNGTFTSVLFLRKKTEKEIGRQERTRKMADYPIFMAMVERVGHDKRGNPLFKRDKQGNELLVPDVEVIELGETADGARTARMQSKRKVLDDQTLLVPEVFEKWRKAEGIAW from the coding sequence ATGACCGAATTGATCGTAATCCCTGAAGGCAAGGTCTGTGACTATATCGACGGCAAATTCAGGAACGACACGCCCGAGGAGTACGTCCGGCAGAACATCGAAAAGCGGCTCGTCAACGAGCACAAGTACCCCAAGGATCGAATCGCCGTCGAGTTCACCGTGAATGTCGGGTCTCGCAAGCCTCGCGCGGACATTGTTGTCTTCGCGGGCGACGCTCTCGAGCGCGCCCAGCAGTATGTTCACGTCATAATCGAGTGCAAGAAAGAGAGTGTTCCGCCCACCGCGAAGAAAGATGGCGTCGGCCAACTCCAGTCCTACATGTCGGCTTGCCCCAACTGCGAATGGGGCTTGTGGACGAATGGCAAGCAGAAAGAAGTCTTCCGCAAGATCGTGAACGAAGAGGGCAAGATCGAGTTCATCGACTTCAACGATATCCCTTCAGCGGACGGTCGCCTTGAGGACATTGATCGGCCGAAGCGGCACACTCTTAAGAATGCGGTGGAAGACAACCTGCTCTTCGTCTTCAAGACCTGCCACAATCACATCTACGTCACGGATGGAATGCAGAAACAGCCTGCGTTCTTCGAGCTCTTGAAGGTCATCTTCTGCAAAATCGAAGATGAGCGGAACATCGGGAAGCCGCTGGAGTTCTATGCTGCCTCCGGCGAGCGATCCAACCCAGACGGCCAGCTTACCGTCAAGAAACGCATTGGTGCCATCTTCGACCGAGTCAAGAAGAAGCATGCGCGCATCTTCGAGCGAAACGACGAGATCAAACTTAAGCCGCGCAGTCTGGCCTATATCGTCAGCGAGCTTCAGAAGTACTCGCTTCTCAACACTCATATCGATATCAAGGGTAAAGCCTACGAGGAACTCGTCGGCGCGAACCTGCGCGGTGACCGCGGCGAGTTCTTCACACCGCGCAATGTCATGCACATGGCCGTCGAAATGTTGGCCCCCACCGCCGACGACAAGGTGCTGGATCCCTCGTGTGGCACCGGCGGGTTTTTGGTCGTTGCTATGAACAAGGTTATTCAAAGCCTGGAGGACAGGCTGATCGAGGAGTGGGAGCGCCCCAAGGCCAAGTGGACGGATGACGAGAAGCGACTTTTCCAGGAGCGGATCAGCGAGATCGCAGGGGCGAATTTCTTCGGCTTCGACCTCAACCCAGATCTCGTCAAAGCTACCAAAATGAACATGGTCATGAACAATGACGGCAGCGGCAACATCTTCCAGACCGACTCCCTTCTGCCGCCACACACATGGGAGACGGACTTTCGCAGGAGCGTGACAAAGGCTTTCGATCTGAAGGAGCCCGCTCTTCGCAAGCACGACGCCATCGGCTTGTTCGATGTGATCTTGACCAACCCTCCGTTCGGCAGCAAGATCCCGATCAAGGATTCGCACATTCTCGAACAGTTCGACCTCGGGCATATTTGGGAACGTGATAAGACGGACCGCGACCGCTGGACGTTGACTGAGAGACTGCAGGGCTCCGTACCCCCCGAACAACTCTTTATCGAGCGATGCCTGCAACTGCTGAAGCCCGGCGGGCGCATGGGGATTGTCCTACCCGACTCCATTCTCAGTTCGCCGGGACTCGGTTACATCCGGCAATGGCTGATGGAGAAGACGCGGATTCTCGGCAGTATTGACCTGCACGAGGACACATTCCAGCCGCGAAACGGCACATTCACATCCGTCTTGTTCCTCCGCAAAAAAACGGAGAAAGAAATTGGCAGGCAGGAGCGGACGCGCAAGATGGCCGATTATCCTATCTTCATGGCGATGGTGGAGCGCGTTGGACATGACAAGCGCGGCAATCCCCTTTTCAAGAGGGACAAACAGGGCAATGAACTCCTCGTTCCCGATGTGGAAGTCATCGAGCTGGGCGAGACGGCGGACGGCGCGCGTACGGCAAGAATGCAATCGAAGAGAAAGGTGCTGGACGATCAGACGTTGCTTGTCCCTGAGGTATTCGAGAAGTGGCGCAAGGCGGAGGGAATCGCATGGTAA